The candidate division WOR-3 bacterium region AAATTTCCTGATATTCAATTGGTAGTTGGCAATGTTGCTACTGCTGAGGCTTGTTTAGATTTAATAAAATTAGATGTGGATGCAGTGAAAGTAGGAATTGGACCAGGTTCAATTTGTACAACAAGAGTAGTTGCTGGTGTTGGTGTTCCCCAGATAACTGCTATTATCGAAACAAGCAAAATTTTAAAAAAATATAAAATTCCCTTAATTGCTGATGGTGGAATTAGATATTCTGGTGATATTGTAAAAGCATTAGCCTGTGGAGCCGATAGTGTAATGATTGGAAATCTTTTTGCTGGAACTGATGAAAGTCCTGGTGAAGAAATATTATTAGAAGGAAGAAGATATAAGATTTATCGGGCAATGGGCTCATTAAGTGCAATGAAAGCAGGTTCCAAAGACAGATACTTCCAAGAAGAAGCAAAAAAATTTGTTCCTGAAGGAATAGAAGGTCTTGTTCCTTATCGTGGTAAAGTTTCTGAAGTCATTTTCCAATTAATTGGCGGCTTAAAAGCCGGTATGGGTTATGTCGGGGCAAAAAATCTTAATGAATTAAGGAAAAAAGCAAGATTTGTAAGAATTACTTATTCTGGTTTAAAAGAGAGCCATCCCCACGATATTATAATCACCAAAGAAGCACCCAATTACGAAAAACCAAAATTCCTATAAATATAAAGTATAGGGGTAGGGGGTATATACCTATAAGTTCTTACAAATCAAAGACTTAGATAGGTATAGGGTTATCCCTATGACTATCTACTATACTAATTAGGATATAAATAAAAATACCAAAAATATATCTTTTTCTTATTGACTTAAAAAAATCTTATTGTACTTTTTAAAATATAAGTTTGTAAAAAATAATTAAGATAATTTGTTAAAAAAATCTTATAAAAGAATTAAATGTTCAAATTGGAAAATATAAAGGAGGAAAAAAGTCTTTATTAGGTGTCGTATATAAGAGTAGATAATTTTAAAGTTTTATAGTTTACATAATATATATTACCAGAACTTATATATTTTATATAGATGTTAAATTCTTATAATTTTCTCGCTTAAAGGCTTAACAAAGGGAATTTCCCAATAGTTTCCGCGCCAGGCATTTATAAAACCAACAAAAACTAAATAAAGATATAATATGCCAATAATTATTCCTATAACATTTTTAATTATCCAAGCAATAATTTTAAAAATTAAGCCAATAATAAAGATTTGTCCCAAAAGATTGGCGAATATAAAATGAAATATCCAAATAGAAAATGTAATGATTAGTAAAAGAATAAATAAAGTTAAACCTTGTTTAGCATGATGGCAGGCAAATTCATCTTCTTTAGTAAAGATTATTGGAATAAGACCAAAAAAAGGGAAATAACTTAAAGCAGCCAATACCAAACTTTCTTTATTATTTTTTTCCATTTATATAAAATACTAAAATTTCTTTAAAAATCAATAAATAAATTCTATTGATAAATTGTTTAATAATTTTATAATATATCTTATGAAATATTTTTCTTTACTACTTTTAGGTTTAACTATTTTGAAATGTGGTTATACAACACGAATTCCTTCTCATTTCGCTTATAAAAAGATCGCAATTTCTTTTATTGAAAATAAAACATTAAAACCAATGTTGGAAGTGATCCTTACCGAAGAGTTAGAAAATTATTTTAAAAGTATTCCTCAAATAAAGTTAGTAACCTTACAAGAAGCAGAATTAATTATTTCCGGAGTAATTGAGAATTATGAGAAAAAACCAGCAGTTTATGATGCTTTCCAAAATATTAGCGAGTGGCAAATAATTATTTCTTGTCAAGTAAAAGGCGAAGAAAAAGATACCGAAAAAACCGTGTTTAATAGTTTGATAACCCAATTTTTAAATTATTCTGTAGAAGAAGATGAAGAGAAGGTGGTAAAAGAGTTAATGAAGAAGATTACAAATGAAATCTATCGACAACTTTTTTCTCAATGGTAATTGAATTGAAAATTGATAAGGTTATCTTTGGCGGTTTTGGTTTAGGAGAGTATCAAGGGATAAAAGTCTTTGTCCCCTATTCTTTACCAGAAGAAAGATTGTTAATAAAAGTCAAA contains the following coding sequences:
- the lptE gene encoding LPS assembly lipoprotein LptE codes for the protein MKYFSLLLLGLTILKCGYTTRIPSHFAYKKIAISFIENKTLKPMLEVILTEELENYFKSIPQIKLVTLQEAELIISGVIENYEKKPAVYDAFQNISEWQIIISCQVKGEEKDTEKTVFNSLITQFLNYSVEEDEEKVVKELMKKITNEIYRQLFSQW
- a CDS encoding IMP dehydrogenase → KFPDIQLVVGNVATAEACLDLIKLDVDAVKVGIGPGSICTTRVVAGVGVPQITAIIETSKILKKYKIPLIADGGIRYSGDIVKALACGADSVMIGNLFAGTDESPGEEILLEGRRYKIYRAMGSLSAMKAGSKDRYFQEEAKKFVPEGIEGLVPYRGKVSEVIFQLIGGLKAGMGYVGAKNLNELRKKARFVRITYSGLKESHPHDIIITKEAPNYEKPKFL